One window of the Natrinema sp. CBA1119 genome contains the following:
- a CDS encoding bifunctional oligoribonuclease/PAP phosphatase NrnA encodes MSLRSAPTAATFVGANPLVSESVGDSIRSLDPLVLSLLVLAVVALVLGGWWVIRWFRRPPGVRLQRVLATHDDVTVLMHPNPDPDAMSCAMGVAKIAESVDTDAALQFSGEIRHQENRAFRTVLDLDIESVDASSQLESDAVVLVDHNTPRGFTGAQTVEPIAVVDHHPGNGAGTKFTDVRTDYGAASTIIVEYLHDIGATMADEEDSSGLEISPELATGLLYGIQSDTNHLTNGCSRAEFDACAALFSGIDEDLLDRIANPQVSDDVLQVKATAITQKRVEGPFAVCDVGEIGNVDAIPQAADELMHLEGVTAVVVYGEHDGTLHLSGRSRDDRVHMGETLRHAISDIPMASAGGHARMGGGQLSVDHMNGIGPSDGISRDEFEERLFSAMSGER; translated from the coding sequence GAGTCGGTCGGCGACTCGATCCGGTCCCTCGATCCGCTCGTTCTCTCGTTGCTGGTTCTGGCCGTCGTTGCGCTCGTCCTGGGTGGCTGGTGGGTGATTCGGTGGTTTCGGCGACCGCCGGGCGTTCGGCTCCAGCGCGTGCTAGCGACGCACGACGACGTGACGGTCCTGATGCATCCGAACCCCGATCCCGACGCCATGTCCTGTGCGATGGGCGTCGCGAAGATCGCCGAGTCGGTCGACACCGACGCGGCCCTGCAGTTCTCCGGCGAGATCCGCCACCAGGAAAACCGCGCGTTCCGGACCGTCCTCGATCTGGACATCGAGTCCGTCGACGCGAGCTCGCAACTCGAGTCGGACGCGGTGGTGCTGGTCGATCACAACACGCCGCGGGGGTTCACCGGGGCCCAGACCGTCGAACCGATCGCGGTCGTCGACCACCATCCCGGCAACGGGGCCGGCACGAAGTTCACCGACGTGCGGACGGACTACGGTGCGGCGTCGACGATCATCGTCGAGTACCTGCACGACATCGGCGCGACGATGGCCGACGAGGAGGACTCGAGCGGGCTCGAGATTTCGCCGGAGCTGGCGACCGGACTACTCTACGGTATCCAGTCCGATACGAACCACCTGACGAACGGCTGTTCGCGGGCGGAGTTCGACGCCTGCGCTGCCCTGTTTTCCGGGATCGACGAGGACCTGCTCGACCGGATCGCTAACCCGCAGGTCAGCGACGACGTGTTGCAGGTCAAGGCGACGGCGATCACCCAGAAGCGCGTCGAGGGCCCCTTCGCCGTCTGCGACGTCGGCGAGATCGGCAACGTCGACGCGATTCCCCAGGCCGCGGACGAACTCATGCATCTCGAGGGAGTCACGGCGGTCGTCGTCTACGGCGAACACGACGGGACGCTCCACCTCTCCGGCCGATCGCGCGACGACCGGGTCCACATGGGCGAGACGCTACGCCACGCCATCAGCGACATTCCGATGGCCAGCGCGGGCGGCCACGCGCGGATGGGCGGCGGACAGCTCTCGGTCGACCACATGAACGGAATCGGCCCCTCCGACGGGATCAGTCGCGACGAGTTCGAGGAACGGCTCTTTTCCGCGATGTCGGGCGAGCGATAG
- a CDS encoding carbohydrate kinase family protein: protein MSYDELRDRLDPLETGDTCRIVALPDGSVDRWYAIAGARVDRLEEIDAFTDQLAAGTRSFALEPIDVRPGGQAVNAATQVHALGERATLVGHLDDPVCSDFPFETHSMGTPATVRVVDVGPDEIQFSEPGPTEDWGLEDLLAVIDWERIVGADALCCTNWISVRGLTSVFDRLATASHDTRLPIVVDPGPIDTVDPSALDRLFDALSRADSAAASLEVVLSVNPTELAAAVRTADASARTRGADVTSDARIRSRTAALRSAIDITAVVSHGSDAAVGTTRDDAAAVEMVDLGDPRRTTGAGDRFSAGLACALAREWPLETALALGNACAAHFVATGETADPGALRSVCERAD, encoded by the coding sequence GTGAGCTACGACGAGCTTCGTGATCGGCTCGACCCCCTCGAAACCGGCGACACCTGCCGCATCGTCGCGCTCCCCGACGGTAGCGTCGACCGCTGGTATGCAATCGCAGGGGCGCGCGTCGATCGCCTCGAGGAGATCGACGCGTTTACCGACCAGCTCGCCGCGGGCACTCGCTCGTTCGCGCTCGAGCCGATCGACGTCCGGCCCGGCGGGCAGGCGGTCAACGCGGCGACGCAGGTCCACGCGCTCGGCGAGCGGGCGACACTCGTCGGTCACCTCGACGACCCGGTATGCTCCGATTTCCCCTTCGAAACGCATTCGATGGGGACGCCGGCCACGGTTCGCGTGGTCGACGTCGGCCCCGACGAAATCCAGTTTTCGGAGCCGGGTCCGACCGAGGACTGGGGACTCGAGGATCTCCTCGCGGTCATCGACTGGGAGCGAATCGTCGGCGCGGACGCGCTCTGTTGCACGAACTGGATCTCCGTGCGGGGACTGACATCGGTCTTCGATCGGCTGGCGACGGCCTCCCATGATACGCGGCTCCCGATTGTGGTCGACCCCGGTCCGATCGACACCGTCGATCCGTCGGCGCTCGATAGGCTGTTCGACGCCCTCTCGCGAGCTGACTCGGCCGCCGCGTCACTCGAGGTAGTTCTGAGCGTTAACCCGACGGAACTCGCGGCCGCCGTGAGGACCGCCGACGCGTCGGCTCGCACTCGCGGCGCTGACGTGACGAGCGACGCGCGGATCCGAAGTCGGACCGCGGCGCTGCGCTCGGCGATCGACATCACCGCGGTCGTCTCTCATGGGTCGGACGCGGCCGTCGGGACGACACGCGACGATGCTGCCGCCGTCGAGATGGTCGACCTCGGCGACCCGCGGCGAACGACCGGCGCTGGCGACCGGTTTTCGGCCGGCCTGGCCTGCGCACTGGCCCGCGAGTGGCCCCTCGAGACGGCCTTGGCACTGGGAAACGCGTGTGCGGCACACTTCGTCGCGACCGGTGAGACCGCCGATCCGGGAGCGCTGCGGTCGGTGTGCGAACGCGCCGACTAA
- a CDS encoding HVO_0758 family zinc finger protein, translating into MKSVRKALREDELEKDTYDRLVCAECEKPLKTENDPDEIKTVRICPDCEAEWKEIR; encoded by the coding sequence ATGAAATCAGTCCGGAAGGCTCTCCGCGAAGACGAACTCGAGAAGGACACCTACGATCGGCTCGTCTGCGCCGAGTGCGAGAAGCCGCTGAAGACCGAAAACGACCCGGACGAGATCAAGACGGTTCGGATCTGCCCTGACTGCGAGGCGGAGTGGAAGGAGATTCGATAG
- a CDS encoding glycosyl transferase family 2, giving the protein MEYVQERIATLHEFGEGDGMSDALARDAAAAVGETAIVVPMTVREYESPAAERVLGELERLEPAPAAVFVPVRADDDEIGTFREWLGSFALPTRVLWCNAPGVDALLAEAGLAGDFGKGRDVWLALGPAADEGDSVVVHDADARSYEAEHVHRLLAPLTMDYEFSKGYYARVERNRLYGRLFRLFYEPLVRTLADTHDAPIVDYLGAFRYALAGEFAATDELARRLRPPRAWGLEVGTLGDAYEIAGFGGTAQVDLGRHEHDHRAVAGDAGLERMSREVAAALLRVLEEHGVDPDYETLPERYRAVGGELIEGYRADAAFNGLEYDPADERDQLARYAGSIAPPGSDARLPRWTEAPFAPSDVLAAARPWRDRRIGSRSQD; this is encoded by the coding sequence ATGGAGTACGTCCAGGAGCGGATCGCGACGCTCCACGAGTTCGGCGAGGGCGACGGGATGAGCGATGCCCTCGCCCGCGACGCCGCCGCCGCGGTCGGCGAGACGGCCATCGTCGTCCCGATGACCGTCCGCGAGTACGAGAGCCCCGCCGCCGAACGCGTCCTCGGCGAACTCGAGCGCCTCGAGCCGGCGCCAGCGGCGGTCTTCGTTCCCGTCCGCGCCGACGACGACGAGATCGGGACGTTCCGCGAGTGGCTCGGTTCCTTCGCGCTGCCGACGCGCGTCCTCTGGTGTAACGCGCCCGGCGTCGATGCGCTGCTCGCCGAGGCGGGACTGGCGGGCGACTTCGGAAAGGGCCGTGACGTCTGGCTCGCGCTCGGACCCGCCGCCGATGAAGGCGACTCCGTCGTCGTCCACGACGCCGACGCTCGAAGTTACGAGGCCGAGCACGTCCACCGGCTGCTCGCGCCGCTGACGATGGACTATGAGTTTTCGAAGGGGTACTACGCTCGCGTCGAACGCAACCGGCTCTACGGTCGGCTCTTCCGCCTGTTTTACGAGCCGCTCGTTCGAACGCTCGCGGACACCCACGACGCGCCGATCGTCGACTATCTCGGCGCGTTCCGGTACGCGCTGGCCGGCGAGTTCGCCGCGACCGACGAGCTCGCCCGACGGCTCCGCCCACCGCGCGCGTGGGGCCTCGAGGTCGGCACGCTCGGCGACGCCTACGAGATCGCCGGCTTCGGCGGGACCGCCCAGGTCGACCTCGGCCGCCACGAGCACGACCACCGCGCGGTCGCCGGCGACGCCGGTCTCGAGCGAATGAGCCGCGAGGTCGCCGCCGCGCTCTTGCGCGTGCTCGAGGAACACGGGGTTGACCCAGACTACGAGACGCTGCCGGAGCGGTATCGCGCCGTCGGCGGCGAGCTGATCGAGGGCTATCGCGCCGACGCGGCGTTCAACGGCCTCGAGTACGATCCCGCGGACGAACGGGACCAGCTGGCGCGCTACGCTGGATCGATCGCACCGCCGGGATCGGACGCGCGCCTGCCGCGGTGGACCGAGGCCCCGTTCGCGCCGTCCGACGTGCTCGCGGCGGCCCGGCCGTGGCGGGACCGGCGCATCGGCTCGCGCTCGCAAGACTAA
- a CDS encoding CoA pyrophosphatase → MTTRLTLDPIAAYEPTEITDQEYDAAVLAPIVDRDGEDHLLFTRRADHLGEHPGQMSFPGGGAESIDETILETALREANEEIGLERSEAEVVGQLDDIRTVTEYAVTPFVAHVPDREYVREESEVAEIVVLPLSGLLDPDNYEYERRSHPYYGEIVIHYFRVNGYTVWGATGRILVQLLELATAFEAPEKVDRSEF, encoded by the coding sequence ATGACGACGAGACTGACCCTCGATCCGATCGCGGCGTACGAGCCCACCGAGATCACCGATCAGGAGTACGACGCGGCCGTCCTCGCGCCGATCGTCGACCGCGACGGCGAGGACCACCTGCTCTTCACCCGCCGGGCCGACCACCTCGGCGAACACCCCGGACAGATGAGTTTTCCCGGCGGCGGGGCCGAGTCGATCGACGAGACGATTCTCGAGACGGCGCTCAGAGAGGCCAACGAGGAGATCGGCCTCGAGCGCAGCGAAGCCGAAGTCGTGGGCCAACTCGATGACATCCGGACGGTCACCGAGTACGCCGTGACGCCCTTCGTCGCGCACGTGCCCGATCGGGAGTACGTTCGCGAGGAGAGTGAGGTCGCCGAAATCGTCGTCCTCCCCCTCTCGGGGCTGCTCGATCCGGACAACTACGAGTACGAGCGCCGGAGCCACCCCTACTACGGCGAGATCGTGATTCACTACTTCCGCGTGAACGGCTACACCGTCTGGGGTGCGACGGGACGGATTCTGGTGCAGTTGCTCGAGTTGGCGACGGCGTTCGAAGCGCCCGAGAAAGTCGATCGGTCGGAGTTCTAA